The following are from one region of the Gossypium hirsutum isolate 1008001.06 chromosome D03, Gossypium_hirsutum_v2.1, whole genome shotgun sequence genome:
- the LOC107950384 gene encoding probable E3 ubiquitin-protein ligase XERICO codes for MAALTEFFSHLYTVTVVFFTLLLLEVAILIRSLTGGLSDSEKRLITTTQYLKFIEEKNPTIIYSTRSSSRVDLSSNECTVCLSELEEGEKVRKLKCKHTFHKDCLDRWLQQYWATCPLCRTKVLPDEVVANYHRLQNQVEYDGSDEEMIFLLSALHDNSLHRLF; via the coding sequence ATGGCTGCTCTCACTGAATTCTTCTCCCACCTCTACACCGTGACCGTCGTCTTCTTCACCCTCTTACTCCTCGAAGTTGCTATCCTCATCAGGTCCCTTACCGGCGGCCTTTCCGATTCCGAGAAACGCCTCATCACAACTACCCAGTACCTGAAATTCATTGAAGAAAAGAACCCAACAATCATATACTCCACAAGATCATCATCCAGGGTGGATCTGTCATCGAACGAGTGCACCGTGTGTTTATCTGAGCTAGAAGAAGGTGAGAAGGTGAGGAAACTGAAATGTAAACACACTTTCCACAAGGATTGCCTTGATAGATGGCTCCAACAGTATTGGGCAACTTGCCCACTTTGTAGGACCAAAGTGTTGCCAGATGAGGTTGTGGCTAATTATCACAGGCTCCAAAATCAGGTAGAGTATGATGGAAGTGATGAAGAGATGATTTTCTTATTATCTGCACTACATGATAATAGCTTACACAGATTGTTCTAA